The following are from one region of the Veillonella nakazawae genome:
- a CDS encoding ribonuclease E: MKKSILKSSIALAVAGIFGATVAVTAAEQATPVPVTQEVAATAAPVAEPATHQVVPTIQVTPAAKDTTPVPTATQDVKAPVAQDTVVPAAANPAAATPTIETAAVAKAPSEAKVVRAADKKVEANKDEKNTKKAQAHKAPKVKADKAVKADKAVKETKEVKADKKADKKETTKEEKKTLKVENHNLAQQVSKQA; encoded by the coding sequence ATGAAAAAATCTATTTTGAAAAGCAGTATTGCTTTAGCAGTAGCTGGTATATTTGGTGCTACTGTAGCAGTAACAGCAGCTGAACAAGCAACACCGGTTCCTGTAACTCAAGAGGTAGCAGCTACTGCAGCTCCTGTCGCAGAACCTGCTACGCATCAAGTAGTTCCTACCATTCAAGTGACTCCAGCAGCTAAAGATACTACACCAGTTCCAACAGCAACTCAAGATGTAAAAGCTCCAGTTGCTCAAGACACTGTAGTTCCAGCAGCAGCTAATCCAGCAGCAGCAACTCCTACAATTGAAACTGCAGCGGTGGCAAAAGCTCCTAGCGAAGCTAAAGTAGTACGTGCAGCAGATAAAAAAGTAGAAGCTAATAAAGACGAAAAAAATACTAAAAAAGCGCAAGCACATAAAGCGCCTAAAGTAAAAGCTGACAAAGCAGTTAAAGCTGATAAAGCTGTAAAAGAAACTAAAGAAGTAAAAGCAGATAAAAAAGCTGACAAAAAAGAAACTACTAAAGAGGAAAAAAAAACTCTAAAAGTGGAAAATCACAACCTAGCACAACAAGTAAGCAAGCAGGCGTAG
- a CDS encoding PepSY domain-containing protein, translating to MTLDVATGNVAEGTPKAYDASMEASAIDAGTVLPPHVAINAAFAQTGNIATGINSWSVVNQNGKPIYTVEFHDAQNKPVSIALDAKTGIAVK from the coding sequence ATGACTCTAGATGTGGCAACTGGTAATGTAGCTGAAGGTACTCCTAAAGCATATGATGCATCTATGGAAGCTAGTGCTATTGATGCTGGTACTGTGTTACCTCCACATGTGGCGATCAATGCAGCCTTCGCGCAAACTGGCAATATAGCAACTGGTATTAACTCTTGGTCTGTAGTGAACCAAAATGGTAAACCTATATATACTGTAGAGTTCCATGATGCACAAAACAAACCTGTATCCATCGCATTGGATGCTAAAACAGGTATAGCCGTAAAATAA